One Novipirellula galeiformis DNA window includes the following coding sequences:
- a CDS encoding arylsulfatase: protein MNRMPLLAIALEMAVLVVPTLAEAKQPNVVVVMTDDQGWGDLACNGNPWIKTPTMDALASESTLLTNYHVDPTCAPTRAALMTGRYSDRVGVWHTIQGRNLLRSREKTMADLFAANGYATGMFGKWHLGDVYPFRPEDRGFTHAVYHGGGGVMQAPDYWGNDYFDDTYIENGKRNRFPGFCTDVWFDEGMKFIKANKHKPFFAYIATNAPHSPLYCPTKYTDIYKEDPNVPSDEFYGMITNIDDNLAKLIQLLKDEGLHDDTILVFTTDNGTAAGLVKGLGYDGNMRGKKGSQYDGGHRVPFMIRWPNGNIEAGKEISRLTAHIDILPTFIDLCQLDAPEIKFDGSSLRELLYGDADGWPDRSLVVESQRVVDPVKWRQSAVMTDRWRLVDGKELYDIQVDPKQKHNIASEHPEVLQRLRNQYERFWSDVSAEHNLTSYMIIGSAQQPIVTLSSHDWLVERVPWNQPHIISGAMAKPAYWALQVEHAGEYEISLRRWPVEADKGINNGDYGNAFAFEQACLRIDDINETKPIPAGAKEVTFRVTLKKGMTRLAPTFVGGGIEATPYYVYVTDKIQPAWQTPEGMGIPVYDPEYGRRPPQTMSK from the coding sequence ATGAATCGAATGCCATTGTTAGCCATCGCCTTGGAAATGGCGGTTCTGGTCGTGCCCACCCTCGCCGAAGCAAAACAGCCCAACGTTGTCGTGGTGATGACCGACGACCAAGGCTGGGGCGACTTAGCGTGCAACGGCAACCCCTGGATCAAAACGCCGACGATGGATGCGCTCGCCTCCGAAAGCACGCTCTTGACGAACTATCACGTCGATCCCACTTGCGCCCCAACGCGAGCGGCGTTGATGACGGGGCGTTACTCCGATCGCGTCGGGGTGTGGCATACGATCCAAGGACGCAATCTGTTGCGGTCTCGCGAGAAAACGATGGCAGACCTCTTTGCCGCCAACGGGTATGCGACCGGCATGTTCGGCAAGTGGCATCTCGGCGACGTCTATCCGTTTCGGCCCGAGGATCGCGGTTTTACTCACGCCGTTTATCACGGCGGAGGCGGAGTGATGCAGGCTCCCGATTATTGGGGCAATGACTATTTCGACGATACCTATATCGAAAATGGAAAACGAAACCGCTTTCCCGGTTTTTGCACCGACGTGTGGTTCGACGAAGGGATGAAATTCATCAAAGCCAACAAACACAAACCATTTTTTGCCTACATCGCAACCAACGCGCCGCACTCGCCGCTGTATTGCCCGACAAAGTACACCGACATCTACAAAGAGGATCCCAATGTGCCGTCAGATGAATTCTATGGGATGATCACCAATATCGATGATAACCTGGCGAAATTGATCCAGTTGCTTAAAGACGAAGGCCTCCACGACGACACGATTCTAGTCTTTACCACCGACAACGGCACGGCAGCCGGCTTGGTCAAAGGACTTGGTTACGATGGCAACATGCGAGGCAAAAAGGGGTCTCAGTACGACGGTGGGCATCGTGTTCCGTTCATGATCCGCTGGCCCAACGGCAACATCGAAGCGGGCAAAGAAATCAGTCGACTAACGGCTCACATCGACATCTTGCCAACGTTCATTGACCTATGTCAGCTTGACGCACCCGAGATCAAGTTTGACGGATCGAGTTTGCGAGAATTGCTCTACGGCGATGCGGACGGCTGGCCGGACCGCAGCTTGGTCGTCGAGTCGCAACGAGTAGTCGATCCCGTCAAATGGCGTCAATCGGCGGTGATGACGGATCGTTGGCGGTTGGTTGATGGCAAGGAGCTTTATGACATCCAAGTTGACCCGAAACAAAAACACAATATTGCCAGCGAGCATCCCGAGGTGCTGCAGCGTTTGCGGAATCAATACGAACGCTTTTGGTCGGATGTTTCCGCGGAGCACAATTTGACCAGCTACATGATCATCGGATCGGCGCAGCAACCGATCGTGACCCTGTCGTCTCATGATTGGCTCGTCGAGCGGGTGCCCTGGAATCAACCTCACATTATCTCCGGCGCAATGGCAAAGCCGGCCTATTGGGCGTTGCAGGTGGAACATGCCGGTGAGTACGAAATCTCCCTTCGTCGCTGGCCCGTCGAAGCGGACAAGGGGATCAACAACGGCGATTATGGCAACGCGTTTGCGTTTGAGCAGGCTTGTTTGCGAATCGACGACATTAACGAAACCAAGCCGATCCCAGCGGGAGCCAAAGAAGTCACGTTTCGAGTCACACTAAAAAAGGGAATGACGCGGCTAGCTCCCACCTTCGTCGGCGGTGGAATCGAAGCGACGCCGTATTACGTCTACGTCACTGACAAAATCCAGCCCGCGTGGCAAACCCCGGAGGGAATGGGGATTCCAGTCTACGATCCCGAGTACGGTCGTCGTCCGCCGCAAACAATGTCGAAATGA